Below is a genomic region from Parageobacillus toebii NBRC 107807.
TAACTTATATAGTTGAAAAAATGAATAGAAAGATTGATAATATCAATACATTTGGAATAAGGATGCATAAATGGAAACCAATATACAGGAAGAGGGATAAAATCATGGAAGAAAGACGAACTCTTATTCCGGTAACAGAGGCAATCCAAAAAGTTATGAAGTATGCAGGAACAGGAGAAGTGGAAACGGTTTCATTAGAAGAGGCATATGGACGGTATTTGGCGGAAGAATTGCGCGCTGACCATGACGTTCCGCCGTTTGACCGGTCACCATATGACGGTTTTGCGATACGCGCTGTTGATTCCGCAAAAGCAAAGCTTGACAATCCCGTAGAATTTGAAGTGATTGAAACGATTGGAGCGGGACAAGTAGCGTCGAAGACCGTTCAACCATTTCAAGCGGTGCGCATTATGACGGGGGCGCAAATTCCAGATGGATGCGATGCGGTTGTCATGCTGGAATTAGCGAAACAATATGAGAGAGACGGAAAAACATATATGTCGATCAAACGTCCCTTTCAACCGGAAGATAACATTTCGTTCCAAGGAGAAGATGCGAAAAAAGGAGAGGTGCTCGTCCCAAAGGGAACGTTTATTAATCCAGGAGTGCAAGCATTGTTAGCGACATTCGGGTATGCTCGGGTGAAAGTCGCGAGAAAACCGCGAATTGGCATTTTCGCGACAGGCAGCGAGCTTTTGGACGTATCCGAGCCGCTTGTTCCCGGAAAAATTCGCAACAGCAACGCCTATATGATTCAGGCGCAAGTAGTACGCAGCGGCGCGGAGCCAGTTTATTTTGGAAAATTAGCCGATGATGTGGATACATGTTTTACAGCAATACAAAAGGCGCTGCCACAAGTTGATTTTCTCATCACAACGGGCGGCGTTTCGGTTGGAGATTACGATTATTTGCCGGCCATTTATGAACGCCTTGGGGCAGAAGTGTTATTTAATAAAGTCGCGATGCGTCCGGGAAGCGTGACGACGGTTGCGCAGCTCAATGGAAAACTGTTGTTTGGTCTATCTGGCAACCCTTCGGCATGTTACGTTGGATATGAGTTGTTTGTACGTCCGGCCGTACGGACGCGGCTATTTTCGCCAAAACCGTATTTACGGAAAGCGATGGCAACGTTGATGGCAGACTTTCCTAAACCGAATCCGTTTACCCGGTTTGTTAGAAGTTATGTGGCGGTCGAAGATGGCCGGTTAACCGTGTCGCCTGTTGGGACAGATAAATCGAATATAGTCACATCGCTAGCAAAAGCAAATGCGCTGATGGTGCTGCCTGGAGGGACGCGAGGATTTGCAAAAGGGGATACCGTCGATGTATGGCTGCTAGAAGATGAGGAAGGAAGTGACATATGAACGTTTGGCAAGTGGTTGGCTATAAAAATAGTGGCAAAACGACGCTTATTGAAAAATGGATAAAAATCGCGGCAGCCGAAGGATATCGTGTCGGAACAGTGAAACATCACGGACACGGCGGTTATCCTGAAAGAAACGATTCCTATACGGATTCAAAGCGCCACGAGCAGGCGGGAGCAGTTGCCGTTTCAGTGGAAGGCGGCGGTTTGCTCGAGCTTCACGCATGGCAGCCTGCATGGCCGCTAGCGCAAATTTTATCATTATATGAACTTTTGCCGCTTGATTTCGTGCTTGTCGAAGGCTACAAACATGAATCATATAAAAAGGTTGTGATGCTGCGAAACGAGGACGATTGGGATTCGCTGTCACAGTTGTCTAATATTATTGCCGTTATTACGTGGGAATCTTCTTCGCGGCTATCTTTCATTCCATATCCTTTATTTTTCATCAATGATGAGGAAAGTTATTTACATTGGTTAATGAATGAGGTGAGAAAAAACGAATGAAGGAACGCCTTTTTATGATTACGGACAAGCCGATTTCCATTGAGAATGTGGTAAAAAAAGTAATGCGCCCCGAAGCCGGAGCGGTGACCACGTTCATGGGAACGGTGCGCGAATGGACAAACGGAAAGCGGACCTTATTTTTACAATACGAAGCGTACGTATCGATGGCGGAAAAAATGCTAGAACAAATCGGGGAGGAGATTCGAGAAAAATGGCCAGAAACGAAAGTGGCGATTACGCACCGAATCGGCAGGCTGGATATCGGCGATATCGCTGTCGCCATCGCCGTTTCGTCGCCGCACCGCAACGACGCGTATGAGGCAAACCGATATGCGATTGAGCGCATTAAACAAATTGTTCCGATTTGGAAAAAAGAACATTGGGAAGATGGAACGGAATGGGTTGGCAATCAATTAGGGACGAAAGCGTATCCAACAGGAAAGCCGGAAGGAGAGGATTTACAATGATCACACTGCTCTTTTTTGCGCATTTACAGGAAGCAATTGGAGAGGAGCGTATGGTGCTTCCTGACGTTCCCAAAACGGTAAATGCATTAAAGCAGGAAGTAGAAAAGCGTTATCACATTGATCTGAAACAAGTGATGGTCGCGGTGAATGAGGAATATGCCCGCGATGATCAAACACTTCAGCCAGGTGATATCGTTGCCTTTATTCCACCGGTAAGCGGAGGGTGAGATCTATGAAAAACCGACAAAAACAAAAGTGGATTGTTCCGAAACAACATGGCGCATGGGCAATGCTGATCATTCCGTTTGTATTAGGCGCATATGCAGGCGGATTGACATGGCTTCATCTGCCGTTATTTGTAGGATGGTTTTTCTTATACTTGGCGACATATCCGTTGTTGATGGCGGTAAAATTAAAACGCACACAAGAGTACATGTGGTCGTTTTACGGCTACACTGCCATTGCCGCTGTGATATTAG
It encodes:
- the glp gene encoding gephyrin-like molybdotransferase Glp — its product is MEERRTLIPVTEAIQKVMKYAGTGEVETVSLEEAYGRYLAEELRADHDVPPFDRSPYDGFAIRAVDSAKAKLDNPVEFEVIETIGAGQVASKTVQPFQAVRIMTGAQIPDGCDAVVMLELAKQYERDGKTYMSIKRPFQPEDNISFQGEDAKKGEVLVPKGTFINPGVQALLATFGYARVKVARKPRIGIFATGSELLDVSEPLVPGKIRNSNAYMIQAQVVRSGAEPVYFGKLADDVDTCFTAIQKALPQVDFLITTGGVSVGDYDYLPAIYERLGAEVLFNKVAMRPGSVTTVAQLNGKLLFGLSGNPSACYVGYELFVRPAVRTRLFSPKPYLRKAMATLMADFPKPNPFTRFVRSYVAVEDGRLTVSPVGTDKSNIVTSLAKANALMVLPGGTRGFAKGDTVDVWLLEDEEGSDI
- the mobB gene encoding molybdopterin-guanine dinucleotide biosynthesis protein B, which translates into the protein MNVWQVVGYKNSGKTTLIEKWIKIAAAEGYRVGTVKHHGHGGYPERNDSYTDSKRHEQAGAVAVSVEGGGLLELHAWQPAWPLAQILSLYELLPLDFVLVEGYKHESYKKVVMLRNEDDWDSLSQLSNIIAVITWESSSRLSFIPYPLFFINDEESYLHWLMNEVRKNE
- a CDS encoding molybdenum cofactor biosynthesis protein MoaE — protein: MKERLFMITDKPISIENVVKKVMRPEAGAVTTFMGTVREWTNGKRTLFLQYEAYVSMAEKMLEQIGEEIREKWPETKVAITHRIGRLDIGDIAVAIAVSSPHRNDAYEANRYAIERIKQIVPIWKKEHWEDGTEWVGNQLGTKAYPTGKPEGEDLQ
- the moaD gene encoding molybdopterin converting factor subunit 1; the protein is MITLLFFAHLQEAIGEERMVLPDVPKTVNALKQEVEKRYHIDLKQVMVAVNEEYARDDQTLQPGDIVAFIPPVSGG